acttcttcctcctcttcctcacctcctcctcctcctccttcttcctccttcttccctcttccttcttcttccttcttctcctcctcttccttcttcttcttcttcttcttcttcttcttcttcttcttcttcttcttcttctcccccctATACTTTACCCTTAATATTTTGTAATAGTTTTTGCCTGAAAACCACACTCCCCTGAGTCTTTCGGGTAGTAACCCCATTCTTTTCCATTCTGACCCTTTCCAGCTACACCTTACAGCCTTCATCTAAGTCATCCTTGGATATACCAGAGCACCTTGCCACCCAGTCTCACCATGTCAACCCTACTCATCTTCCCTCACTTTTATCTGTCTTCCCCCAGTGCCCCTTGACATTAGTATCTGGGTACTCTTTGGAAAAAGCCACAGCCCTTTGGCCCCATTTCCTCCAGCCCACTGTCACCCTCCCACCTCTTGAACCTCTAAGCACAGACCAGGCTTTCATTTAGTTACTGCCCTTTAATTATCTTGAGGGCTCTGAAGCAACCACAGGAAAGCAAAACTGCATTTACTCAGCAGAGATAAACTGCACATTGAAAAATATACGATGGCAATGAATTCATCAGTCAAGGGACTTTTGGAAGGGAACAGGATTATAGCTGGACTAAAATAATATCCTTTTCTCATTAACTAGTTGTTTTAACTCCATTCAGGTGATCTCCAAGGTCTTTCCAACTGTCATTCTGTGATTTTCTAGTTATGGGCATGTGaatttctaatttacattttttatggaTATTCCAAGCAGGGACTTTCCAAGTCTCCTCCATGCATCTCATTCCCTGGTCCAGCTCCAAGCAGAGAAAGGCCATGCCTAAGCAGCAGCCCCTCTACGGGCTCTCTGTTCTGAAACTGCCCTGGTACTTCTGAGAAGTGCAAGCTACCTGTATGGAAGTGCTGATTGGTGACTATTGTCAGACTATGAGAGGGATACCCAGAAGAAGGCAGAGGTGCTGCATTGCCCgtggaaaaagagaacagaataatTAAGCTCTGGACTGTATGGGAAAGAAGATGccctttatccattcagctaatTCCCCTGCAGAGAAACGACAGAGAGGATTTTTCTTGTTGCAGGGTTGTACTAGGCCAGTTTCCATCCTGCCGGCCAGAGAATTAGACACAGGAAGAACTGAGATGCCCCAGTTTGGGTTGGATGTGCCATCTTATGTCTTGAGCCCCCAGTGTCTTTCTGTACAGATCTTCCTTCATCCTCTGAGGAGAATGTGGTGCTTAACTGATGGCagaccatcattttttttttgtcccagtACAGCCCACAGTGTTCCTTCACTATAAATTTTTCGAAGACCACGTAAATATCACTTGCTCTGCCAATGCCCGCCCAGCCCCTGTGATCTCCTGGAAGGTCTCTGGGTCAGGGATTGAAAACAGTACTGAGATTCTCTCACACCCCAATGGGACCACGTCTGTCACGAGTGTCCTCCAGGTCAAAGACCCCAAGAgccaggtggggaaggaggtAATCTGCCAGGTGCTACACCTGGGGACTATGACCAGCGTCAGGCAAACTTTGGACAAAGGTAAGAGAAGGTGGGCAAAGATGTGTCACACACCTGGAAGGTGGTGAATGTTTTGCGAGCCTGTTGGTTTCTTAGCAAAGGAGCTAGTAAGAGAGAGAATGGCAtaagtggggaaagaaaaacagggtTGAGGAAGCCAATAAAGCCAATCTTACTTTGGTAAATGTGGTATGTTGCCCACATACCAAATGCTTTTGCTGagatccatccattcatttatttttccacactgctgacatttactgagtatctgtTCTGTGCCAGGCTTTGGGACTGTTGAAATGTGACAGCAAGCAAGGCTCAGTCCCTTTGCTCAGAAAGCTTCTGGTTTGCTGGGAATACAGAATGGGCAGTTACAAAACTGCGTGTTAAATGCTTCAATAAGAAAGCTACGGTGCACCCTGAGAGGAttgagggcggggaggagggacaTCAGCTCAATCTGGAGGGATCAAGGAGATTTCCTGGAAGAAGTGACCTCTCCAATAAAGGCTTTGGTAATCTACACTGTGGAAAAGGGGCAACAGAGGCTTTAAGAAAGAGACCTATCGGAAGGTGTTTTCCTCACCCCTTTGAAACAAACTGCCTCCTGTTCAAAACCCCTTttgctttcttgtgtttttctctaaACTGCTATCTCTGGGTCTCATGGATACAAGAAGTAAAGGTTATGGGTGGGAGAATGAAGGGAGTGGCCATTTTAGAGGCAAGACACTTTGCGAATAGTCacggttttctttctctctgtggttcTGAGGCACCAACTCTGGATGAGGCTGTCTGTAATAAGCCTCCTGAAAAGGTATTgatgggttttgattttttttttttttagggaggaTTTTAAGCAACAGAGCTTGGAAAAACTTTTTCCTGTGTATGCCTTACTGGCGTGGTGGCCTCTAAGCAAAATTTCCTGTAGTCATTTTTGGGGTCCTTGTAAAAAACAGACGAATCAAAAAGTCGACATTTAGGTAAATTTGGTCAAAAGATATGCAGTGTTAGATTTGGATACTTGTGAAGAGATCCTCATTTTCAGCCAAGGCAAAGGGTCAATTTCCCTGAAAAACAAGAAGTTGAAAAGGAACTGGTCTTCTTTCCCAAGAATGCTAAAATCGACTTATGTCATGTATAATGTGTGAACATCATCTCTgtaatgtttgtttgttctgcGAACGCTTACTAAAAGTCTCCCGTGCTTCGAGCACGTGTCAAGCACAGAAACTGTTGAACTTAGACACATCTCTGTCTGAAGGTGCCCGATTCAATTATGATGTAACAAATCCCTTTACGGAGGTATGGGGAAGATGCTGGAAACTCCCAAATCAGGAGGCTCTTCCTCCCGTCTTTGTATTGCAGAGTGATGCTGAGGAACTTTGTTTGTTGGCCGGTGGAAAGAGCTTTAATAACAAAGATGCAGATTAGAAGACATACAGTAAAAGCATTGAGATGAGTTACTCCTGGGATCGGAATCATGagatgcatgatttttttttctttctattactctgtattttccaaagcgccctcaataaatatatgacTTTCACGGACCGTAAGGCAAAGAATATGCACTTTAGAGGCAAACCAAGCTCTGACCGAGCCCTGGTTCTGCTGCTTACTACTCTGATTCTGGGCTTGCTTaacttctctcagcctcagttttttGTTCTATTGTTGTTTGTATAtgtgagataataataataatacctaactcTTGGGCTGTTTTGAGGACTAAATGAAACCACACATTCAAAGGTCTTCAGAGATAGCAACCACATAAACCGTGTGGTTAGATTATTGTTAACTAAATGCTATCGAAATAATATAAAGCCATGAATGTAAACTTCAATAGGTATATATTTAAgggtagttttcattttaaactcaGTTCTAGGAAAAACTAATCACAACTGTTTCTCTATCTTTTTTTGCCTCAACAGCTTCTTATGACTTTGtgtctcctttttcccccctcaacaTCTATAGGCTTTTGGTTTTCAGTTCCACTATTGTTAAGTATTGTTTCCCTGGTCATTCTCCTGGTCTTAATCTCAATCTTATTATACTGGAAACGTCGTCGGAACCAAGACCGAGGTGAGTGATCACAAGAAATACACAGAAGgaaacaaatgactttttaatagcaatttggggggggggttgcgtgAAGATGTAAATAAGGGGTGGCAACaatgtgttttgttcactgtttccAAAATACCTAAATGTTTCTGGTATTTTAGAACACGTCAGCATCATTTTCTTGCAATTGGACGTTAAAACTGGatgcttctgctttttgtttcctaAGATCATTTAGTGGCTAATTATTTGTAACTTGAGAGTAAGGGTTGATGAGAGGAAATGTGGAAAATGTTGATCCAACCATTGTTGAATCAGCTGATGGCAAAACCAGGGAGAGAAGTCTCAGCGTCCACACTATGTTCTTCCATTATTACTGAGAAGgacaatctcttttctttttacagcGCTCCCCAGGGCCAGCTACTCCATGTAACAGACTCTGAAATTATCCAATATACTCACTAATTAAATAGTATTTTCTCTGTTATACTTTTACTATGTCTCAAACACTATAGGCAACATATAGGCAACCTTCTAACTACATTATGTCATTCTGTCTTTATAGACtgcacattttctctctgtcccctacaACATCTATCACAACATCTTATGTATATTATTAGGTGCTCAATAGATGTTCATTAAAATAGTGAATgaatcagtggatgaatggatgggtggatggctggctggctgggtggaAGGATAGATTTTGAAAGTGATGTTTTCAATTCTCCTTTTCTTATTGTAATTTCAGTACCTCATAAATGCTGAGTCTAAAGCATTGTGAGATATTATAAAATGAGACGCTGTAAAACAAGAGGAGTCAGCTAGAAAgagagaattaaatttttttgttttctgaagacagtgcataatttattaaagttaatGCAAAGCTGCAGTTTATGGCATGTTGATGGGGATTTCCAAGGGTGAAAGGCTGATATGGGAGTTTTCACCATCTCAGATAACtgtaagggaaggaagaaaatgttggtttagagtgttattttaaatttctattaaaaacttCACTTAAGCGctacttttccccctttttcttttatgtctcatGAGCTATCTCTCATGTGCTAGGTTTTTCAAACACTTAATTTTGCATAAACCTTATATAAACACCAGATTaatgtcattttataaaaaaacaacaaatcttCAGTGCCAGTGACCCCTTTGCAAAAGTAGTCAAAAGAATGTGttctgtggggagaggggattACATATTAGAtaattttattgcatataaaCATAAACCCATAGAATTCATTAGTGCTCCGCAGAATGTCAAAGGCAGAAGGCTGTTTGACTCTATCCAAACGTTTCGTTTTTCCAGTTAGGAACTGAAGCCAGAGAGGAAAATTGACTTttttcctaaggtcacacagctagttaacaACAGGTTTAGGATGAGAACCGTGGCCTTGGTCTCCTGACCTCTGCCAGAATGTTCTTCCAGCTGTGATACCCTGGAGTTCTGACTTGAAAGGCACTATTGGGTTGCATTTATTTTAGTCTTAGCTTGCTGTTACTGCTGTATTCTTTTGGAAAGTACgaagaaaaaaagtatgaagtgttcaaatttgttttaaaaagtccctGTTGGACAAGAATCTTATAATGCAATCTATTCAAGCCCAAGGTAAATTCCACTAGAATGGGGCATTTGAAGAATAATTGTCCTTTGTTCATTAAGTCTTAGGTTTTCTGGGAAAAAGAATGGTTCAAGGCCTTTTCCAATTCCTGAAGCAAAGGGAGTCAGCTTATCTTTGTACCCAGGcttttctcatttatgaaataaacaCTTGCACCTCTCTAGGATCTTGTAAGCACTAGAATTGCTATTTACTGATGATATCTTCATGACATATGGCCAACTCAGTTAATTACACTGAATGCGAAGTGACATATTTTGGGTGGCTGAATTGTTTTGTGGgtttcaaaaatgttaataggTCCCATACACTGAAATAGCTAGTAAAACCAAGTGTTTGTTATGCTGGAGACTTAAACACTCAGGACCAAAACTTAAGTTATACAAAAAGTTAGCAGAAAGGGATGAAAACCATCGGAGATACTGacgtttaaaatttctttaagtaACAAATTTTGATTATCAATTTGTGATGAAAGTGAACAGTCCTGCTACATTTGCTTCCTACTTTTTTCCTACCCTTGCTttgggttttccttttctcttctgctttccatcatttgaaaacataaaacttttgGATGGGCAGGGGAACATGATGATCAGTCAAAAATGACACCAAATTTCTGGACCTGGTTACTGGAAAAAATGGCAACTGTTCAGAAATAAGGAAGTGAAGAGGGGGaactaaatgtgtgtgtgtgtgtgtgtgtgtgtgtgtgtgtgtgtgtgttcatagttcatggagaaagaaagaggagagaaaggatgaATTAATTCTTGTACTAGTTGAATGTGGGCAAAGAAATCATCTCTGAGAAGCTGCTGGGTGGTAAGACAAATCTAGTTAAGTAAGGTTTGACTCTTTGTTAGGTCCATAACAAACGCAACAAAAAAGCGTATTTTAGACCAAAATCACTTATTCATTGCTCACAAAAGCACAGCAAACTTACAGTTTCAGGATAGAGGGGTAATCTGTAATGATGATGTTATTTTTGTACAAATTAGGATCTATTTTTCTTGTGATCCTGTTTAACGCCAGAGAGAATATTGTTCTTTTCACCAGGAAAGGTGTCCTCTGAAGGTATGGTGAGTTAGAGGCAGTTTCTCTTTGTTCCATTCCTGATAGGATCAGATCACAGTTACTTCCCACGAGACTACAACAATCAGATAATAATAGACTGataggttttcaaaaaaaaaaatcccttttattttctttcatgaatgtaGTGCTTTATTACTgaaatagaaagtgaaaaaaaataaaatttcctaggGAAAATTTCCCCTATTctataatattctattaaaaCCCAATTGAGGTCataattttttcccttccacATATACTACAATGAAGTTAAATTTGGGATTGAAAATAACCTCTTATTTCTCGTTAGTCAACCCACCAATGATTACATGCTTCTCAGTAACAAAAACCTCACGTGGGGGCAGATCTGAACAGATAATCATCtcactttttgaaatgtttgagcagcagttttcttttgtttcattgagTCAAAGTATAagtggaaaacagtaaaaaatgtaCACAACCGTAGGAAATGCCTATTCCAAACTTCACTTTTTCTTCAAATCATCCAGCTATTTTGTAACAAAGTGGTTTTTCCTTCACCAACATTATCTGTATAATTACCTTGAATTCTTTCACTTCACTTCATAATAACCTGACCTTTAAATGGGCTGTCTTTTCATTGATAACAATGGAGGTGTTAATGAAACACTGTGTCCTCAGTGGAATCATGTCGCTTTCTCTTATTTTACGCTTAGTACTATATCAAATACCAGAAGTGCTCAATAATTTTGATGGTGAAATAGTGATTAGTTGTAAGGgcaatacaaaaaatatttgtttccaaaaacaaatgcaaatcttTGCTTTGTGTAATAATTGTACCTATGTCTCCCTAATGCAGAgtggttgtgggggtgggggtgctcctTACCCCTACTCCAGTTTCCTCAGAGCTCCAAGCAGAAGAGATGTGGCACTTTTTATGAGGGAAGTGTTAAGCAACCTTTACTGTACTGCTTAGGTCAATACTGCCGGGAGAAATCTTGCCTTCCAACTGATTTTTCTACAAAAGTTTACACTCCAATGGGTGCAGATGCCATCCATCGTATCAAAAAATGGCAGGGCATGATCTGATTACAGAGTCATTGGCTAACAGAATCTTAAGCCCGGGCATTCTTGCCTGAGCTGCTTTACGTCTTTTACCACAGATAGTGGATACTGGGCATATTGGCAAGTTTAAAACATTGCAGTTTCTGGTGAAGAGTTACTTACGATTTACATAGAGAATGAGAGGTGGCACCAAGATAAAATCCTAGGCCTTTTACTTCACTAACTACACACCTTGAGGTGAGGCCCACATCCTTTCAGTTTATGTGCTAGAAATCTGATAGCCCTTGAAAGGCCCTCCATGTGTCTTCTTTGTGACACATGAATGCCACCCAATGTCTAGCAAGTTAATATCCACAGGAAGCAAAGCTCAAggtcttataaataaaatacacatagatcatttgaaattctttaaaaaaagggttttttttctatgtttatttatttttgagagagagagagagaaagagagagagagcttgagtgggggagggcagagagagagggagaccaagagtccgaagcaggccccaggctctgagctgtcagcacagagcccaacacagggctcgaactcacgaactgagagatcatgacctgagctgaagtcagacgcctaaccgaccgagccacccaggtgccccagatcatttggaattctttaatgtttttttcacttGTAGTCTTAAGTGATTCTGCAGAACATTTTTTCCTAGAATTacctgtccttttatttttaagcaattacatttttttaatgtttatttttgagacagtgggggaagggcatggagagagagatggacagaggatctgaagctggctctattttgacagcagagagaccgatACGAGGCTCAAAtgcatgaactgtaagatcatgacctgagccaaagtcagtcacttaaccgactgagcctcccaggagtcCCTACCTATGTCCTTTTAAAGAGTCACAGTGTCCTTGTGTCACATTGGATCAAGAAATGTCCTTATCTTTGCCAATTAAATATGCACAGGAGTATTCTGTGTTTAGTGACGCTTTtgttatttatagaaatatataccaCTATGTATAGAAATTATACATGTTTGAAGTTAatatcttgttctttcttttatctaGAGCCCTAGAAGACTCACACAGAACCCTGAATATTATGTCCTGGTCTACTTGAATCTGATTCATGAGAAAGGCAGGAGGAAAAGGGTcattctccaagaacaaaagaggtaGGGGTAAAAGacttaagaatttcaagattTCCTTCTGCCATGTAAGCGACCCAGTGCTGGTGAGTGTTCCAAAAGGAAGTCATTTCACCTCTCAAGTCTGTTGTAGGACTTGATTTTGTGAAGTAGGGCAGTGTTGTCCTGTTGAATGGACTCTGGATCAGTAGCCACAACTCAGAGACTGACTCTGGCTCCAGCTGATGGCAGCCCCACGTTCATCACTTTATCTCAATGAGCTTCCACATCTGCATCCAGAAAATTAAGAAGTTGGACCAGATAATTCGCCATTCTGCTCTAAAAACTGATGTaattccaggaaagaaaatgaataatgaaatgaaaaagagaaaggagaatacaGAAAGGTGTTGAGGACCAAAGAACTTTTCTGAGACTACCATTAACCTTTCTGTTGatgttccttctcttcttccatatTGTTCTTAGGTCCATGAGTCtgttttttcatgtgtttcttcaCTGCATTGTTAATAGCTGGTCTTTCTAAAGTCCTTGGTTTCACTGCTATACTTCATGTTCTTTTGTGACGTTTACCACAATGAATGTGGGACGAATTTATTGCAAAATAACATCGGCAACCTTAACTTTACTTACCTATTTTTAtagaagaataagtattgttaGTCCATCAGCTCGCATATTTAAAAAAGTGTGCATTTCCTGTCCCATTTGACTCATAAGATGTCAGTCCTATTTTAGTCGTTGTGAATTCAAACTTGtgtaatgaaaacatatgataagAATAGGCATTTAGGAAGTTTTGTAAATAACAGTCAGTCAATTCAAATGCTTTTCTCTCCCGTCTTCTTTTCTCATGAGTTAACTTCTCATAATAGCAGAGAAGGCATGTATGGGTTTATAGATCCCTTTGGTCtaaatatatttccctttcctttcctttcctttttatttatttattttgaggggggatgggacagagagagagacagagagatagagagagagagaagctcaagcaggcttcatgcccaccaccctaggatcatgacccaagctgaaatcaagagtcagacactcaaccaactgagccacccacgtgaccCCTAAATAGATTTTTCGAACTAGTGGAACAATTTTGAACTCTTATTACTCACAAGACCAAATTAGTGACTTTTTCAGtattgcctgctttcttctctctactCCGTGACTAAAACTTAACTTGTTTTCACTGTTGAAttggatatttgtatatttaagcTTTTCATGTGTTATttaattctgtattatttcatatatttgtattaaaatactGAATGGTTAAACGTAAAAGTGTCAAGGCTAAATATTTGGTTCATGATACTCTTGGGGACTGTGGTAGACATTAGTGATAATCTTTATACTTTCCCTCTGTGTGTGAAACCCTCCCCTCCCATCTATCTCTCACCCACTAGAAGATGCCACTAACATTTCTGATTAGTCACAAAGTCACAAATCAGATATCCCTGATCTAGCCAGAGGGAGCTCTGTCAGTTTGGTAACTGTGTCCATTTGATGTGATATGGTCAATTTTGGAGCACTTCCTTGCATGTGctcttttgattttgcttttgacaCCAACCTTTGCAAACTGATTGGCTTACACAGTTTTGAATTTAATAGGAGCCACCACCTTGCCTCTCGTTCTGTTGCGTTACTGTATCTTTGTATCTCAACTGCCAGATCAGGCAGGAGAGCTAAAGCAGCGGTTCTCAAAAATTTAGACCATCCCTAAAAACAttattgaggaccccaaagaACTTTCTGGTAAAGAGAAGTGTTTGCCAATGTTAAccacatttgaaattaaaacttacatatttgaaaaaaatatacaagcaTGTATTCTATTAGCCATCAGAATGATGTCAACATTACACATCGTGTAGCTTCTGGAAAATTCCACAGCACATTTGAGAGAATGAAAGTGAAATAGGCAAATGATGTTTTTGTATGATGGTGACAATAGTTTTGACCTTGTGGGCCCCCTGAAATGGTCTCAGGGACAATATTAAAGACTGATCCTGTAAAGTATATGCAAAGAAGGAGACCATCTGATGAGAAGATTTTGTGAGTCTTTCCCAAGGAAACTCCTTGTTAAACAGGTATCTTCACAGTgcctaaacattttattatttcatcataACTTAGTGCAGAGAACCCTAGGACGAATCCTTCTTTGTAACTAATCCAGGagtacctcagagatattgtggtTTGGTTTCAGACCTCTGCAAAAAagcaaatatcattaaaaaaggGCTCAGATGAATTTCTTGTTTTCCCAGTACCTATAAAAGTTACGTTGACACTATACTGTAATCTATTAAGTGTGCATTAACGTTATGTCTGAAAAACAATGCGCATATCTCAGTTAaagaatactttattgctaaaaagtgCTAACCATCCTCTGAGCTTTCATCGAGTCATactcactgatcacagatcacctaacaaatagaataataatgaaaacgtttgaaatattgcaagaattaccaaaatgtgacacagacacaTGAATGACAAAATGCTTCTGGAAAAAAGACACCCATGGACTTGCGTGAGGAAGGGTTGCCCcaaactttcaatttgtaaaaaacacagtatctgtgaagtgaaataaagcaAGGTACCCATGTAATTCAATTAAATTGGCTTGTAAAGTGGCTTATCAGTTACCTTGGAGGATATTGAGGGACTTG
The Panthera tigris isolate Pti1 chromosome C2, P.tigris_Pti1_mat1.1, whole genome shotgun sequence genome window above contains:
- the CD200 gene encoding OX-2 membrane glycoprotein isoform X2: MERLVFVGLLCHLSAYRLIWFFAAVRLCRAAQVVTQDEEELLNTPASLRCSLQNSEEVLIVTWQKIKAVSPENMVTFSKNHGVVVQPAYKDKINITQLELKNSTITFWNTTLEDEGCYKCLFNTFGSGKISGKACLTLSVQPTVFLHYKFFEDHVNITCSANARPAPVISWKVSGSGIENSTEILSHPNGTTSVTSVLQVKDPKSQVGKEVICQVLHLGTMTSVRQTLDKGKRRLLVFSSTIVKYCFPGHSPGLNLNLIILETSSEPRPRALEDSHRTLNIMSWST
- the CD200 gene encoding OX-2 membrane glycoprotein isoform X4, translating into MVTFSKNHGVVVQPAYKDKINITQLELKNSTITFWNTTLEDEGCYKCLFNTFGSGKISGKACLTLSVQPTVFLHYKFFEDHVNITCSANARPAPVISWKVSGSGIENSTEILSHPNGTTSVTSVLQVKDPKSQVGKEVICQVLHLGTMTSVRQTLDKASYDFVSPFSPLNIYRLLVFSSTIVKYCFPGHSPGLNLNLIILETSSEPRPRALEDSHRTLNIMSWST
- the CD200 gene encoding OX-2 membrane glycoprotein isoform X1 produces the protein MERLVFVGLLCHLSAYRLIWFFAAVRLCRAAQVVTQDEEELLNTPASLRCSLQNSEEVLIVTWQKIKAVSPENMVTFSKNHGVVVQPAYKDKINITQLELKNSTITFWNTTLEDEGCYKCLFNTFGSGKISGKACLTLSVQPTVFLHYKFFEDHVNITCSANARPAPVISWKVSGSGIENSTEILSHPNGTTSVTSVLQVKDPKSQVGKEVICQVLHLGTMTSVRQTLDKASYDFVSPFSPLNIYRLLVFSSTIVKYCFPGHSPGLNLNLIILETSSEPRPRALEDSHRTLNIMSWST
- the CD200 gene encoding OX-2 membrane glycoprotein isoform X5 yields the protein MKGVTSASSILLVPGRSQEKPASPSLPTVFLHYKFFEDHVNITCSANARPAPVISWKVSGSGIENSTEILSHPNGTTSVTSVLQVKDPKSQVGKEVICQVLHLGTMTSVRQTLDKGFWFSVPLLLSIVSLVILLVLISILLYWKRRRNQDREP